The DNA segment CATTTAACAACTCAATATGAGTGTTTTCATGGTTTTTATGCATAATAAAACTCATTTGTCACAAAACGTTCACCTTTACCCTATCATAATAATGAAATCACTCCTCATTTCAGAAGAATACGTGTGAATTGTCAGATTTAAAACGTATAAATATTCATTAAAACTGAATAAAATAATAAAAAAACAACCTCACTATTTTAGTGAGATTATTTTTTAAAAACCCTCAGTTCTTTTTTCTATTTTTCTTTCCCATTCAACCATTTACCTATAAAATATAGAACTATTGATAAAATTACTAATGAAATAAATCCTAGGTTTTTAGGAAGAATTTCTTTAATTACAATTAAGTAAGTCCATCCCAAAACTATTGTTGCTACTACAATATATTCGATAATTTTATTTATTTTCATTATTGGCGCCACACACCCGAAACAATATACTGAGGTCCAAATGGAATACTAACTCTTGTTATTCTCACCGCATAGCCATGTTTAGCACTAGTGCCTAAAACGCCAATAATTAAAAATGTTATAATTTTTTTCATTTTCATTCTCCTTTTTGTTTTTATTTTTGATATAAACTTACTGTAGCATAAAATAGGATTGTATAACCAAAAATGTAATGAAATTTCCGATTCTTCTCATGAACGATTTAAAATAACCTTTAACTTGCTTCGAAATCACTCATTTCAGCTTATCTTCTTTACTATTCCATTATTAGCAGCTCAATATCAATCCTTTCTTTTTTATGCACTAATAATTTCATTAAAACTGAATAAAATAATAAAAAAAACAACCTCACTAATTTAGTGAGATTATTTTTTAAAAACTAACTAGAATACTAACAAGCATAAGTAATACACCAACTACAAAAATAGAAAAAAAGCCAAACCATTTTGATTTATATGTAACAATTGCAGAAACAAGGTATGATATTAAAAGAGCAAACTGTATCCATAGTGGGGAGTCAATTCCTTCTTTCGTTTTAAACATGGTCCACATATTATTGAATAAAAAAAGAATAAATGAGGCTATTAAAATAATCTTGATGAATTTTTTCATGCTGTTCTCCTTTTGTGGTTTAATATTGTTGTAGTACTTCTGAATAAATTTTTGTGTAAGTATCATTCAATGTATTTTCTTCAGACAATTCGCTTTCCGATACTTTTTTAAGTGGGAATTTACTTAATGGACCGTTAGCAAAAAAATATTCACCTTCTGATTTATCTTTATTCAAAAATAAAATATATTCTTTGCCATTCTCCATCCTTTTATAGTCACTTCCATTGTTGCGATCTATATTTGAATCACTAACATTATCTTCTGACAATTGTATCGTTTCGGCTTTATTTAGTCCAATCTCATCTTTAACCACTTTGTTTATTTCCAGTTTACTCATTGTGCTTAAATCAGTTGAAGATTCTTTTTCAGAAATTTTGGTAGCAATAATTATAAGCGAGGACATTTCATTTAACTGTTTCAAATCTTCCCCTAAATACGCATATTTAGGTTGTGGACTGCTTGTGACTAAAACTTCTTGTGTTTTATTTTCTTTTACTTCCTTATTATTTGAACACGCAGCAAGTAGGGTAACACTAAGCAAACCAAAAATAATAATTTTAATTTTCATATCTTCTTCTCCCGTCATATCATGATGTTAATTTCCTACTTTTAAAGTATATCAAAAATTAATTATAAGTAAAAATATTTCCTTATTATTTTTTGAAGTCTCAATCTAACAAGATAGGATCGCCCTATTTTTCAAAATGATCTTAACACGATTTCTTCCGACCATACATATTCAAAAATTAAAATAAGCAAAAACCCTGTATATCCTAAGAAAATACAGGGTTTTAATATCATATAAAATGATTTTATTTTTTCACTTGGCTCATAACTTCTTCAACAAAGTTATCTTCTTTTTTCTCGATTCCTTCGCCTACTTCAAAACGTACGAATGATACTACTTTACCACCGCTTTGTTTTACGTATTCGCCTACTGTGATGTCTGGGTTTTTAACGAAAGGTTGGTCTTCTAAGGAAATTTCGCTTAGGTATTTTTTCAAACGGCCTTCTACCATTTTTTCAACGATATTAGCTGGTTTGCCTTCGTTTAATGCTTGTTGCGTTAATACTTCTTTTTCGTGTGCTACTTCTTCTGAAGAAACATCATCACGAGAAATGTATTTAGGGTTAATTGCAGCGATGTGCATTGCAACATCTTTAGCAACAGTAGTATCAGTAGTTCCTTCAAGAAGTGTAAGAACACCAATACGTCCGTTCATGTGGATGTATTCACCGAAAGCAGAGTTGTCTGCTTTTTCTTTTACTTCAAAACGACGAAGGGAAATGTTTTCACCGATTTTTGTAATTGCTTCTGTAATGTAATCTTGTACAGATTGGCCATTAGGCATTTCTGTTTTAAGTGCATCTTCTAAACTATCAGGACGAACTGCAAGAATTTGTTTAGCTAAAGCATCAACTAATTGTTGGAAGTTATCGTTTTTAGCAACGAAATCTGTTTCAGCATTTACTTCAAGTACTACAGCATGTTTTTCATTGCTGATTACATGAGTCATACCTTCAGAAGCTACACGATCAGATTTTTTCGCTGCTTTAGCGATTCCTTTTTCACGAAGATAATCAATTGCTTTTTCCATATCTCCTTCTGTTTCTACAAGCGCTTTTTTACAATCCATCATACCAGCACCAGTTTTTTCACGTAATTCTTTTACCATTTGAGCTGTAATATTAGCCATTTATTTTCCCTCCAATTTTTCTCTTTAAAAAAGGTGATAAGAATAGTGCCTTATCACCTTGAAAGTTTCAAATAAAATCTTATGCTTCAGTAGTTTCTTCTGCAGCTTTTTCTTCTACAGGAGCAACTTCCGCTTCCGTTAACTCTTCCCCTTGGTTCACTTCGATGATAGCGTCAGCCATTTTAGCAGTTAAAAGTTTAACCGCACGGATAGCATCATCATTTGCAGGGATTACGTAGTCGATTTCATCCGGATCACAGTTTGTATCAACAATACCGATGATAGGAATATGAAGTTTACGAGCTTCTGCAACCGCAATACGTTCTTTGCGTGGGTCAACGATGAATAGTGCATCAGGAAGACCTTTCATGTCTTTGATTCCGCCTAAGAAGCGTTCTAGTTTTTCTTGTTCTTTTTTAAGAAGGACAACTTCTTTTTTAGGAAGGACTTCAAAAGTTCCATCAGCTTCCATTTTTTCGATTTTTTTAAGGTGTTGAATACGTTTTTGAATAGTTTCAAAGTTAGTTAAAGTACCACCTAACCAACGATGATTCACGAAATATTGTCCAGAACGGATAGCTTCGTCGCGAACGGATTCTTGAGCTTGCTTTTTAGTTCCTACAAACAGGATAGTTCCGTTGTCGCTAGCTACTTCACGCATGAAGTTGAAAGCTTCGTCTACTTTTTTCACTGTTTTTTGTAGGTCAATGATATAAATACCATTTCTTTCTGTGAAGATATATTTCTTCATTTTTGGGTTCCAACGGCGTGTTTGGTGACCGAAGTGAACTCCTGCTTCGAGTAATTGTTTCATTGAAATAACAGGCATTGTGTTATTCCCTCCTATTGGTTTATTTTTTGCGGATAACCGCCCTCCGCATGGATCAACCAGCTGAAAAACTTGAACAAATAAGTATCAAGCACCTTCTCAGTCTGTCACCGTGCGTGTGTGATTTAACACCGTTTCCTAATATACCATAAAAACGAGAAATATGCAACCATCGTTTTACTTCAAATACTCTTTCTCTTCTGATTTTTAACATTTTATATTTGCTTTTATTTTGTAAATTAGTAAAAGCGCATTAAAATAATAAATTCATTTTAATGCGCTTTGATTAGTCAACTTAGTTTATAATTCCACATTTTGCATAGCATCTTTTGGCGTACCAAAGAAATACGTTAAGATAAATCCGCCTAGATATGCAGCTACTAGACCAATGATATATCCCAACCATTCATTGTTAGCGATTAATGGAACAAGCGCTACCCCAGAAGGTCCAATGGCAATCGAACCAATGTTTCCGAAGAATCCAATCACTGCGCCCCCAATACCACCACCAAGACAAGCAGTTAGAAAGGGTCTACCAAGTGGAATGGTAACTCCATAAATTAA comes from the Listeria welshimeri serovar 6b str. SLCC5334 genome and includes:
- the rpsB gene encoding 30S ribosomal protein S2 gives rise to the protein MPVISMKQLLEAGVHFGHQTRRWNPKMKKYIFTERNGIYIIDLQKTVKKVDEAFNFMREVASDNGTILFVGTKKQAQESVRDEAIRSGQYFVNHRWLGGTLTNFETIQKRIQHLKKIEKMEADGTFEVLPKKEVVLLKKEQEKLERFLGGIKDMKGLPDALFIVDPRKERIAVAEARKLHIPIIGIVDTNCDPDEIDYVIPANDDAIRAVKLLTAKMADAIIEVNQGEELTEAEVAPVEEKAAEETTEA
- the tsf gene encoding translation elongation factor Ts, with protein sequence MANITAQMVKELREKTGAGMMDCKKALVETEGDMEKAIDYLREKGIAKAAKKSDRVASEGMTHVISNEKHAVVLEVNAETDFVAKNDNFQQLVDALAKQILAVRPDSLEDALKTEMPNGQSVQDYITEAITKIGENISLRRFEVKEKADNSAFGEYIHMNGRIGVLTLLEGTTDTTVAKDVAMHIAAINPKYISRDDVSSEEVAHEKEVLTQQALNEGKPANIVEKMVEGRLKKYLSEISLEDQPFVKNPDITVGEYVKQSGGKVVSFVRFEVGEGIEKKEDNFVEEVMSQVKK